In the Streptomyces fradiae ATCC 10745 = DSM 40063 genome, CGAGCACTGATCACAGGCCGATGAGAACTTGCGCCGCCATCAACACAACTAGCTTGAAGTCAAAAGGAGTTGACGTCACGTCGACAGACACGACAGGGTTTCGATCGTCCTCGAAACAAATCGATAGGAGAGTCATCTTGCTCACCAAGAGACTGTCGGTCGGAGTTGGGCTCGTCGCCGGTATCGTCATGCTAGGCGTCGCGCCGGCCTCGGCCTACCAGTACATAGCGCTTTCCGGGACAGGCGAAGCGCGGGCCTACAACAACGCTGCGGGCAGCACCTCCGCCTACGCCGGGGCATGGGACAGCAGCCTGGACGGCGACGCCTACAACCCGGTCTACAACACCTACTACCGCACGGCCAGCCCGGACACCGAGCGCAACCTGTGGAACAAGACCGGTGCCGGAACCCTGACCACTTCCGGGTCCGGAAGCCGCCTGTACAAGATGCGCATCTGCGAGTCTGTGCCACTGCAGTTCGACCCCTGCTCCGGCTGGAAGTACATGTAGCACCCGCTGTGGTGGCGGCCTCGGCCGCCACCACGGTTGGTATCCGTTCCCCCACCCCGCAGAAGGCCACTCGGTGATCAACACACCACCCCCCGCCCTTGACATGCACGCCCTGCGCTATGCGGCCGCAGGCAGGACCCTGCTCGACGAGGTGGAGCTGCGCGTCCATCCGGGGGAGTCGGCCGCGGTGACAGGGCCGAGCGGCAGCGGCAAGAGCACGCTGCTCAACTGTGCCCTCGGTTTGATCCGCCCGGACGCCGGGCGGATCTCGATCGCCGGGACCGACCTGGCCGGGCTGAGCTCGCGGGCGCTCGCCCGGCACCGCCGGGACAGCGTGGGCATGGTGTTCCAGTTCGGAGAGCTGCTTCCGGAACTCACTCCGCTGGAGAACGTGGCTCTCGCCGCGCTCCTCGCCGGAGCGAAGCGGTCTGCCGCGTTCCGGCGGGCCAGGGAGCTTCTTGAGCAGCTTGGAGTGCCGGTGGAGGGGACCCCGACCGCGGATCTGTCCGGCGGAGAGCGGCAGCGGGCGGCGGTGGCGAGGGCACTGGTCAATCGGCCGACACTTCTGCTGGCTGACGAGCCCACCGGCTCGCTCGACGCGCGCAACCGCGAGAACGTGGCCGAGTTGCTCTTCTCACTGCCCAGGCGATGGGGATGCGCCGTCCTCGTCGTCACGCATGACGAGACCGTGGCGGCTAGGGCGGACCGCAGGTATGCCTTGGCAGAGGGGCGCCTGATCGAGAACACTTCGGCGACTCGGGTCGGCGGTGCCAGGTGACGCGCGAGGCAACGCTGGCCCGTCAGTTGCTCAGGACCGGGCGTGCCGCAGGCCGTGGCTCCCTGGACGGCCG is a window encoding:
- a CDS encoding ABC transporter ATP-binding protein: MHALRYAAAGRTLLDEVELRVHPGESAAVTGPSGSGKSTLLNCALGLIRPDAGRISIAGTDLAGLSSRALARHRRDSVGMVFQFGELLPELTPLENVALAALLAGAKRSAAFRRARELLEQLGVPVEGTPTADLSGGERQRAAVARALVNRPTLLLADEPTGSLDARNRENVAELLFSLPRRWGCAVLVVTHDETVAARADRRYALAEGRLIENTSATRVGGAR